A DNA window from Flavisolibacter ginsenosidimutans contains the following coding sequences:
- a CDS encoding bifunctional YncE family protein/alkaline phosphatase family protein — translation MRILRLFFVAFSLLSSFAYAQKPGAQNNQVLLPNGWSLSPAGKNLTLGDLPLNMAVSHNKKFIAVTNNGYSDQSIQLIDVTKEKVIDSMPIDKSWYGLAFSADDKTLYASGGNNNCIYKYTFGKSRLWRSDSLVLGSRLPHLISPAGIALDDSRNLLYTVTKESDSLYVFNTKTKTLLKALPVGGEGYACTLSPDKKFLYISCWGCDEVKIFDTKKQSFSGWIKVGDNPNELCLSKNGRWLYVANANDNSVSVIDTKNSKVVEVLNAALYPDSPPGSTSNGIALSEDEKVLYIANADNNCLAVFDVSAPGRSKAKGFIPVGWYPTNVKVIGQKIYVTNGKGFTSLPNPHGPNPLVKAETVTYQKGNRKFRTDEYIGGLFRGSMSVVDVPSEARLAVYSQQVYQNSPYTKENTVVIENGNPVPTKKGQTSPIKYVFYIIKENRTYDQVLGDVKEGNGDPSLVLFGENITPNQHALARQFVLLDNFYCNAEVSADGHNWSLGAYATDYLEKTWPTSYGNRGGNYDAEGNRATANNKGGFIWDYCQRAGVSYRTYGEFADDYKPNIPVLKNHYCTYFTSWNQRVRDTTRFYQWRRDFDSLLAINKVPQLNTLRFINDHTEGLAKNRPTPFAHVADNDLAVGMFIEHLSHSPIWKESVIFIVEDDAQNGADHVDAHRTTAYVAGGFVKRGFVDHTMYSTTSMVRTIELILGLPPMSQYDASATPMWRSFANEADLAPFKSLPINVALDNKNIAINEWQARSDKLNFAKEDAVPDVEFNKILWHGIKGDRVPFPAPKRAAFIKIKEEKDDD, via the coding sequence ATGAGAATACTTCGCCTTTTCTTCGTTGCTTTCTCTTTGCTATCGTCCTTTGCTTACGCACAAAAGCCCGGTGCGCAAAACAACCAGGTGCTGCTGCCCAATGGATGGAGCCTCTCTCCTGCCGGCAAAAATTTGACGCTTGGCGACCTGCCGCTGAACATGGCTGTGTCGCACAACAAAAAATTTATTGCTGTTACCAACAATGGCTACAGCGATCAGTCTATTCAGTTAATTGACGTAACAAAAGAAAAAGTAATTGACAGCATGCCGATAGATAAAAGCTGGTACGGGCTTGCTTTTTCCGCCGATGACAAAACGCTTTACGCATCGGGCGGAAACAACAACTGTATTTACAAATACACATTCGGAAAGAGCAGGCTTTGGCGAAGTGATTCACTCGTTCTGGGTTCGCGTTTACCGCACTTGATTTCTCCCGCCGGCATTGCGCTTGACGACAGCCGCAATCTTCTTTATACTGTTACCAAAGAGTCGGATAGTTTGTACGTCTTCAACACAAAAACAAAAACGCTATTAAAGGCTTTGCCTGTCGGCGGCGAAGGCTATGCGTGCACGTTGTCTCCCGATAAAAAGTTTTTGTACATCAGTTGCTGGGGCTGCGACGAGGTGAAAATTTTTGATACCAAAAAACAAAGCTTTAGCGGATGGATAAAAGTAGGCGACAATCCGAACGAGCTTTGTCTTTCGAAGAACGGACGCTGGCTCTATGTGGCCAACGCTAATGACAACAGCGTTTCGGTAATTGATACAAAAAACTCCAAAGTAGTTGAAGTTCTCAACGCTGCTTTGTATCCCGATTCACCTCCCGGTTCCACGTCAAACGGCATTGCTTTGAGCGAAGACGAAAAGGTCTTGTACATCGCCAATGCCGACAACAATTGTCTCGCCGTGTTTGATGTTTCTGCGCCGGGCCGAAGCAAGGCAAAAGGTTTCATCCCGGTTGGTTGGTACCCGACTAACGTAAAAGTCATTGGGCAAAAAATTTACGTGACAAACGGCAAAGGCTTTACCTCTCTTCCCAATCCTCACGGCCCTAATCCGCTGGTAAAAGCCGAAACGGTAACGTATCAAAAAGGCAATAGAAAATTTCGGACTGATGAATATATCGGTGGTTTGTTTCGCGGAAGCATGAGCGTTGTTGACGTGCCTTCGGAAGCAAGGCTTGCGGTTTACTCGCAGCAGGTTTACCAAAATTCGCCTTACACAAAAGAAAACACAGTGGTCATTGAAAACGGCAATCCTGTTCCTACTAAAAAAGGCCAAACTTCGCCCATCAAATACGTCTTCTACATCATCAAGGAAAACCGCACGTACGACCAGGTTTTGGGCGATGTAAAAGAAGGCAACGGCGATCCTTCGCTGGTGTTGTTTGGCGAAAACATTACGCCTAACCAACATGCTCTTGCGCGACAGTTTGTGCTGCTGGATAATTTTTATTGCAACGCAGAAGTCAGTGCCGACGGTCACAATTGGAGCTTGGGAGCTTACGCAACGGATTATTTGGAAAAAACATGGCCGACAAGTTACGGCAACCGTGGTGGCAATTATGATGCGGAAGGCAACCGCGCCACGGCCAACAACAAAGGGGGTTTTATTTGGGATTATTGCCAACGGGCCGGCGTGAGTTACCGCACCTACGGCGAGTTTGCCGATGATTACAAACCCAATATTCCCGTGCTTAAAAATCATTATTGCACTTACTTCACCAGCTGGAATCAAAGGGTGCGGGACACGACACGCTTTTACCAATGGCGCCGCGATTTTGATTCGTTGTTGGCCATTAATAAAGTGCCGCAATTAAACACCTTGCGTTTCATTAACGATCACACCGAAGGGTTGGCAAAGAACCGCCCAACGCCTTTTGCACATGTGGCCGATAACGATCTTGCAGTGGGTATGTTCATTGAGCATTTAAGCCACTCGCCTATCTGGAAAGAGTCGGTTATTTTTATTGTAGAAGACGATGCGCAGAACGGCGCCGATCACGTGGACGCTCATCGCACAACGGCTTACGTTGCGGGTGGTTTTGTGAAACGTGGTTTTGTAGATCACACGATGTACTCAACAACCTCAATGGTGCGAACCATTGAATTGATTCTTGGCTTGCCGCCAATGTCGCAATACGATGCGTCGGCAACGCCCATGTGGCGGAGCTTCGCAAACGAAGCCGACCTTGCCCCTTTCAAATCCTTGCCGATTAACGTCGCTCTTGACAACAAAAACATCGCTATCAACGAGTGGCAGGCCCGTTCAGACAAACTGAACTTCGCCAAAGAAGATGCCGTTCCTGATGTTGAGTTCAACAAGATTTTGTGGCACGGTATTAAAGGTGACCGTGTTCCATTTCCGGCACCGAAGCGTGCGGCTTTTATCAAAATAAAAGAAGAAAAAGACGATGATTGA
- the fbp gene encoding class 1 fructose-bisphosphatase, which produces MNVNRNILTLDEFTIQSVRQFPHATGELSSLLRDIGLAAKRINVEVNKAGLVDILGDHGTTNIQGEEVKKLDIFANNQFMGVLQRGVSCAGIASEELDDFVAFDDDISKNSKYVCLFDPLDGSGNIDVNVSIGTIFGIYRRVSERGTIARKEDFLQKGHAQVAAGYIVYGSSTMLVYATRRSVNGFTLDPSVGEFCLSHPNIQCPDSGNIYSVNHGHFFRYSEGVRKYINVCQNKTKETGGPYTQRYIGSMVSDVHRNLIKGGIFMYPGTTDKPKGKLRLLYECNPFAFITEVAGGRATNGSTSILDIEPTELHQRTPFFVGSSKMMDELEACMASVEQKETA; this is translated from the coding sequence ATGAACGTTAACAGAAACATACTAACGCTTGATGAGTTTACCATCCAATCTGTGCGCCAGTTTCCGCATGCCACGGGCGAATTGAGCAGTCTGCTTCGCGACATTGGCCTTGCGGCCAAACGCATCAACGTAGAGGTAAATAAAGCCGGGCTGGTGGATATTCTCGGCGACCACGGCACCACTAACATCCAGGGCGAAGAAGTAAAGAAGCTCGACATTTTTGCCAACAACCAATTCATGGGCGTTTTGCAACGCGGCGTGAGCTGTGCGGGCATTGCATCGGAAGAACTGGACGATTTCGTAGCCTTTGACGACGACATCAGCAAGAACTCAAAATACGTTTGTTTATTCGATCCGCTCGATGGCAGCGGCAACATTGACGTAAATGTTTCCATCGGCACCATCTTCGGCATTTACCGCCGCGTGTCGGAAAGAGGCACGATTGCAAGAAAAGAAGATTTTTTACAAAAAGGCCATGCGCAGGTGGCAGCGGGTTACATCGTTTACGGTTCGTCCACCATGTTGGTTTATGCCACGCGGAGAAGCGTAAACGGTTTTACGCTAGACCCTTCGGTGGGTGAATTCTGTCTTAGCCATCCCAACATTCAATGCCCCGACAGCGGCAATATTTATTCGGTCAACCACGGGCATTTTTTCCGGTATTCGGAAGGCGTTCGCAAATACATTAACGTGTGTCAGAACAAAACCAAAGAAACCGGCGGACCGTACACGCAACGCTACATCGGCAGCATGGTGTCTGATGTGCACCGCAACCTGATCAAGGGCGGCATCTTCATGTATCCCGGCACTACTGATAAACCAAAAGGCAAATTGCGTTTGTTGTACGAGTGCAATCCTTTTGCTTTTATTACCGAAGTTGCCGGTGGCCGCGCTACGAATGGCTCCACGTCCATTCTCGACATTGAGCCAACGGAATTGCACCAGCGTACGCCTTTTTTTGTTGGCAGCAGCAAAATGATGGACGAGTTGGAAGCCTGCATGGCATCGGTGGAACAGAAAGAAACAGCATAA
- a CDS encoding ABC transporter ATP-binding protein — MVNTIISVQDLVKNYGSFEAVKGISFAVYEGEIFGLLGPNGAGKSTTLEIIETLRTKTSGSVMVNGFDLDNEPHEIKKIIGVQLQTSGFYPNLNLVQLIHLFAGLYNREIDAMALLDSVNLRDKAKAKVKELSGGQKQRFSIATTLINDPKIIFLDEPTTGLDPQARRNLWDLIRDIRSKGTTVIITTHYMDEAEYLCDRVAIVDSGKIVALNSPDGLIDELVATGFERPKEVKQANLEDVFITLTGKSLREN; from the coding sequence ATGGTAAATACAATTATTTCGGTTCAGGACCTGGTAAAGAATTACGGAAGCTTTGAAGCGGTAAAAGGCATTTCCTTTGCCGTTTACGAAGGTGAAATTTTTGGCTTGCTCGGACCCAACGGCGCGGGCAAAAGTACCACGCTGGAAATCATTGAAACCTTGCGAACCAAAACAAGCGGCAGTGTAATGGTAAATGGTTTTGACCTGGACAACGAGCCGCACGAAATAAAAAAAATTATCGGTGTGCAATTGCAAACCAGCGGCTTTTATCCCAACCTGAATCTGGTGCAGCTCATTCATCTTTTCGCCGGACTTTACAACAGGGAGATTGATGCGATGGCCTTGCTCGATTCGGTTAACCTGCGCGACAAAGCAAAAGCCAAAGTGAAAGAATTGAGTGGCGGACAAAAGCAACGCTTCTCCATTGCCACAACGTTAATTAACGACCCGAAAATTATTTTCCTTGACGAGCCTACTACGGGTCTCGATCCTCAGGCAAGACGAAACCTTTGGGATTTAATCCGGGACATTCGCAGCAAAGGCACGACCGTGATCATCACCACGCACTACATGGACGAAGCGGAATATTTATGTGACCGCGTAGCCATCGTTGACAGCGGAAAAATCGTGGCGCTCAATTCGCCTGACGGTTTGATTGACGAACTGGTAGCCACCGGTTTTGAACGACCGAAAGAAGTAAAGCAAGCCAATTTGGAAGACGTGTTTATTACGTTAACAGGAAAATCGTTGCGGGAAAATTGA
- a CDS encoding YfiT family bacillithiol transferase: MEQDLRYPIGRYEPKPFSQAQKEEWLTDIQFLPQALEHAVSNLDEAQLQTPYREGGWTVHQLVHHVADSHLNAYCRFKLGYTEEKPAIRTYEEKLWAETADVKTLPINVSLTLLHALHKRWYEFLKSFSDNDFARTVYHPEHKKEFTLWHLLGMYAWHGRHHAAHITSLRERKGWN; this comes from the coding sequence ATGGAACAAGATCTTCGCTATCCCATTGGCCGGTATGAGCCAAAACCATTTTCGCAGGCACAAAAGGAAGAGTGGCTAACCGACATTCAATTTCTGCCGCAGGCGCTTGAACACGCTGTGAGCAATTTGGACGAAGCGCAACTGCAGACGCCTTACCGCGAAGGCGGCTGGACGGTTCATCAACTCGTGCATCACGTTGCGGACAGTCACTTGAACGCTTACTGTCGTTTTAAACTGGGTTATACCGAGGAGAAGCCGGCTATTCGCACGTACGAAGAAAAGTTGTGGGCCGAAACGGCCGACGTAAAAACCTTGCCCATTAACGTTTCGCTGACGCTGCTTCACGCCTTGCACAAACGCTGGTACGAATTTTTAAAAAGTTTCTCCGACAACGATTTTGCACGAACGGTTTATCATCCCGAACATAAAAAAGAATTTACGCTGTGGCATCTGCTCGGCATGTATGCCTGGCACGGCCGTCACCACGCAGCACACATTACAAGCCTGCGCGAAAGAAAAGGATGGAATTGA
- a CDS encoding Panacea domain-containing protein, producing MSYPASVIAQAFVERGIQEGRFVTQMKLQKMVYFAHGYHLAKYGEPLIIEKFEAWKFGPVVQDIYHTYKLYGSDPITDLYFLEEPVKEGWTKSLGASANDAINYTWKVTDPLSANELSRWSHLDGSPWAKVYTPEQSSNVIPDDSIKAYFQNILAEKTHEGADKS from the coding sequence ATGTCTTATCCCGCCTCCGTCATCGCACAAGCCTTCGTTGAAAGGGGAATTCAGGAAGGCCGCTTTGTTACGCAAATGAAGTTGCAGAAGATGGTGTATTTCGCTCACGGCTATCACCTGGCCAAATACGGCGAACCGCTGATTATCGAAAAGTTTGAGGCCTGGAAATTTGGTCCTGTGGTGCAGGATATTTATCATACCTACAAGTTGTACGGCAGCGACCCCATTACCGATTTGTATTTTTTGGAAGAGCCGGTGAAAGAAGGCTGGACAAAGAGTTTAGGTGCGTCGGCAAACGATGCGATTAATTATACTTGGAAAGTAACCGATCCGCTTTCGGCCAACGAACTTTCCCGTTGGTCACACCTTGATGGCTCGCCTTGGGCCAAGGTTTACACGCCCGAACAATCGTCTAACGTCATCCCCGACGACAGCATCAAGGCCTATTTTCAAAACATTCTGGCAGAGAAAACGCATGAAGGAGCCGATAAAAGTTAA
- the msrA gene encoding peptide-methionine (S)-S-oxide reductase MsrA codes for MKKIFFLTAIIVSLASCAQTKGESFKAPAPEKTPPSKNEAVATFAEGCFWHTEIVFQSLKGVRDAVSGYAGGTTTDPDYDKVSTGNTGHAESVQVYYDPSKVSFETLVAAFFASQDPTQVNGQGPDEGTQYRSIAFYRTPQGKAIIEREIARINSSGKYKNKVATQIVPFTKFYPAEDYHQEYIAHHPENIYVQRVNIPDYLRFRKEFKGPFKD; via the coding sequence ATGAAAAAGATTTTTTTCTTAACTGCCATCATCGTTTCGTTAGCGTCCTGTGCGCAGACAAAAGGCGAAAGCTTTAAAGCCCCCGCACCGGAAAAAACGCCGCCGTCGAAAAACGAAGCCGTAGCAACTTTTGCCGAAGGCTGTTTTTGGCATACTGAGATTGTCTTTCAAAGTCTGAAAGGCGTACGGGACGCGGTTTCGGGTTATGCCGGCGGAACGACGACTGATCCTGATTACGATAAAGTAAGCACCGGAAACACGGGCCATGCGGAAAGTGTGCAAGTATATTACGACCCGTCGAAGGTTTCGTTTGAAACTCTTGTGGCTGCGTTTTTTGCCAGTCAGGATCCAACGCAGGTGAACGGTCAAGGTCCCGATGAAGGAACGCAATACCGTTCGATTGCATTTTACCGGACGCCGCAGGGAAAGGCAATCATTGAAAGGGAAATTGCCCGTATTAATTCCTCGGGCAAATACAAGAATAAAGTGGCGACGCAGATTGTGCCGTTTACAAAATTTTATCCGGCGGAAGATTATCACCAGGAATACATTGCGCATCACCCGGAAAATATTTACGTGCAGCGGGTGAACATTCCGGATTATTTACGTTTTCGGAAAGAGTTTAAAGGACCCTTTAAGGATTGA
- a CDS encoding FKBP-type peptidyl-prolyl cis-trans isomerase, producing the protein MGLFDRLQSAKNEKLQKEKEEGMAFMQENKSKEGVVELPSGIQYQILKEGTGEKPTLKSTIKAHYRGALLSGKEFDSSFKRNQPFTAKPTQLIQGWQEVLPMMPVGSTWRLWLPSHLAYGDNGTGGIPGGATLVFDIELLEIL; encoded by the coding sequence ATGGGATTATTTGATCGTTTGCAGAGTGCGAAAAATGAAAAGCTGCAAAAAGAAAAAGAAGAAGGCATGGCCTTCATGCAGGAAAACAAAAGCAAAGAAGGCGTGGTTGAATTGCCGAGCGGCATTCAATACCAAATTTTAAAAGAAGGAACGGGAGAGAAGCCAACCCTCAAAAGCACCATCAAAGCGCATTACCGCGGCGCTTTGCTGAGCGGGAAAGAATTTGATTCTTCGTTTAAACGAAACCAGCCCTTTACCGCAAAGCCCACGCAACTGATTCAGGGCTGGCAGGAAGTGTTGCCGATGATGCCAGTGGGAAGCACCTGGCGTTTATGGCTTCCCTCGCACCTTGCTTACGGCGACAACGGAACCGGCGGCATTCCGGGTGGCGCCACGCTGGTGTTTGACATCGAACTTTTAGAGATTTTATGA
- a CDS encoding NAD(P)/FAD-dependent oxidoreductase, which yields MPYKVVIVGAGFAGLRLARKLNNHPGFDVLLIDRFNYHQFQPLFYQVATAALDASNISFPLRKAFHKSKNVRIRVEEVKSINTAQNKIVTESEELSYDFLILALGADTNFFGNQTMEQQTFPMKSTVEALQIRHRLIQNFEDALLAKNEEDVQRLMNIVVVGGGATGVEVSGALAEMKRYVLPKDYPELDFSKMNIYLVEGGDRTLGSMSEKSSEDSRRYLENLGVTIRTKNVVKDYDGQKVTLADGNTIPANTVIWAAGIKGNVPEGIDKTLVVRGNRIKVDRHCLMQGSQNVYVLGDLAYMETAKWPKGHPQVASVAIQQADLLAKNLKLFERKSNDVYEFEYNDKGSMATVGRNKAVVDIPKPTMHVRGFFAWLIWMGLHLFLILGVKNRIIIFINWIYSYLTYDQSLRLIFREFYRPKQRPQEVRQITTASNPASSPQPAQTAPAVPTSGDLKQAADFKR from the coding sequence ATGCCTTACAAAGTTGTCATTGTTGGCGCCGGTTTTGCCGGGCTTCGTCTTGCCCGCAAACTGAACAACCATCCCGGTTTTGACGTATTGCTGATCGATCGGTTCAACTACCACCAATTCCAGCCTTTGTTCTACCAGGTGGCAACAGCCGCGCTTGATGCTTCAAACATTTCTTTTCCCTTACGCAAGGCCTTTCACAAAAGCAAAAACGTTCGCATTCGGGTAGAAGAAGTGAAAAGTATAAACACCGCGCAAAACAAAATCGTTACTGAAAGCGAAGAGTTAAGCTATGATTTTTTGATACTTGCGTTGGGTGCCGATACAAATTTTTTCGGCAACCAAACGATGGAGCAGCAAACCTTCCCGATGAAATCAACGGTTGAGGCGTTGCAGATTCGCCACCGGCTCATTCAAAATTTTGAAGATGCTTTGCTGGCAAAAAACGAAGAAGACGTACAACGATTGATGAACATTGTAGTGGTGGGCGGCGGCGCAACCGGCGTAGAAGTTTCCGGCGCATTAGCCGAAATGAAACGTTACGTACTGCCGAAAGATTATCCCGAGCTTGACTTTAGCAAGATGAACATTTACTTAGTGGAAGGTGGCGACAGAACGCTGGGTTCTATGAGTGAGAAGTCATCAGAAGACTCGCGTCGCTATCTTGAAAACCTGGGCGTCACCATTCGTACAAAAAACGTGGTGAAAGATTACGACGGACAGAAAGTAACGCTTGCCGATGGAAACACCATTCCTGCCAATACGGTAATTTGGGCAGCCGGCATTAAAGGCAACGTTCCGGAAGGCATAGACAAAACGCTTGTTGTTCGCGGCAACCGCATTAAAGTCGACCGGCATTGTTTAATGCAAGGTTCGCAAAACGTTTACGTCCTTGGCGACCTTGCCTACATGGAAACAGCCAAGTGGCCAAAAGGCCATCCGCAAGTAGCCTCGGTGGCTATTCAACAGGCCGATTTGCTGGCAAAAAATTTAAAACTTTTTGAACGCAAATCGAACGATGTTTATGAATTTGAATACAACGACAAAGGTTCGATGGCAACCGTTGGCCGCAACAAAGCTGTAGTTGATATTCCGAAACCAACGATGCATGTACGCGGCTTCTTCGCCTGGTTGATTTGGATGGGCCTGCACTTGTTTTTAATTTTGGGCGTGAAGAACCGCATCATTATTTTCATTAACTGGATTTACAGTTATCTCACTTACGATCAAAGCCTGCGCTTAATCTTCCGCGAGTTTTACCGGCCCAAGCAACGGCCGCAAGAGGTAAGACAAATAACGACCGCGAGCAATCCCGCAAGCAGCCCGCAACCGGCGCAAACAGCACCTGCCGTCCCAACTTCCGGCGACCTTAAACAAGCCGCAGATTTCAAACGATAG
- a CDS encoding aspartate kinase produces MKVFKFGGASISTVERIKNVGDILKRYKGEQLLIVVSAMGKTTNALEKVAEAFYAGKKEEALNLFDQIKQSHLAISKEFVQTIEKTNPHSSLTIHHSLQDFFTEVEWLLHDKPVRNFDYYYDQIVPIGEMLSSSILSNYLNSVAISNSWIDVRDVLRTDDNFRDAKIDWTVTAQKINEAVRPLFAKTNIVLTQGFIGATDENESTTLGREGSDYSAAVFAALLNAESQTIWKDVQGVMNADPKQYAEAQWIKELNYREVIEMAYYGAQVIHPKTIKPLQNKSIPLYVKSFIHPDEEGTCIHNRNVNHLPPIVVYKAGQVLVQLSSKDFSFVGEGLTAEVYRIFESLKFKPNLIQSTAISLLCVVDDRPEKVEAFALRASEDFDVSVTKDLTLLTVRHYQNEIVQKLTKDSRIVLQQQTPETLQLLMEAKA; encoded by the coding sequence ATGAAAGTGTTCAAATTCGGCGGCGCGTCCATCAGCACAGTTGAACGGATAAAGAATGTTGGCGACATTTTAAAAAGATACAAGGGCGAACAATTGCTCATTGTTGTTTCGGCCATGGGTAAAACCACCAATGCATTGGAAAAAGTAGCCGAAGCCTTTTACGCAGGCAAGAAAGAAGAAGCGTTGAATTTGTTTGATCAGATCAAGCAAAGCCATCTTGCCATTTCGAAAGAATTCGTGCAGACCATAGAAAAAACAAACCCTCATTCTTCACTTACCATTCATCATTCATTGCAAGATTTCTTCACCGAAGTTGAATGGTTGCTGCACGACAAACCGGTTCGCAATTTTGACTATTACTACGACCAGATTGTTCCAATCGGCGAAATGCTTTCTTCTTCCATCTTGAGCAATTATTTAAACAGTGTCGCAATCAGCAATTCCTGGATCGACGTTCGCGACGTGCTGCGCACCGATGATAATTTTCGCGATGCAAAAATTGATTGGACCGTTACGGCGCAAAAAATTAATGAGGCGGTGAGGCCTCTCTTTGCCAAAACAAACATTGTTCTCACCCAGGGCTTCATTGGCGCAACGGATGAAAACGAAAGCACTACGCTTGGCCGCGAGGGCAGCGATTATTCAGCCGCCGTATTTGCGGCCCTTCTTAACGCCGAAAGCCAAACCATTTGGAAGGACGTGCAAGGCGTAATGAATGCCGATCCAAAACAATACGCCGAAGCGCAATGGATAAAAGAATTGAATTACCGGGAAGTGATTGAAATGGCTTATTACGGCGCGCAGGTCATTCATCCCAAAACCATCAAGCCACTGCAAAACAAGTCCATTCCGCTTTACGTAAAATCTTTTATTCATCCTGATGAGGAGGGCACCTGCATTCACAACCGAAACGTCAATCATCTTCCGCCCATCGTTGTGTACAAAGCAGGCCAGGTTTTGGTGCAGCTTTCTTCCAAAGACTTTTCTTTCGTGGGCGAAGGATTGACGGCAGAAGTTTACCGCATCTTCGAGTCGTTGAAATTTAAGCCCAATCTCATTCAAAGCACAGCCATCAGTTTGCTTTGCGTTGTTGACGACCGGCCCGAAAAAGTGGAAGCCTTTGCTTTGCGTGCCAGCGAAGATTTTGACGTGTCGGTTACAAAAGATCTAACCCTGCTCACCGTTCGTCATTACCAAAATGAGATTGTTCAGAAACTTACCAAAGACAGCAGGATCGTTCTGCAACAACAAACGCCGGAAACGCTTCAACTGTTGATGGAAGCAAAAGCATAA
- a CDS encoding NUDIX hydrolase translates to MKWKVLESTYLHKEPWLTIRKDKCELPNGNIIPSFYVMEYPEWANAFCLTKEGKVVMVKQYRHGIGTIESELPGGVVEEGESMEEGIKREVLEETGYSFQKFEYLGKICANPSTTNNFMHMFLATGGEKVAEPDLDHSEEIDVELMSIEEVKQLVREDKMMQSLHVNCIMYALVRLGELKL, encoded by the coding sequence ATGAAATGGAAAGTTTTAGAATCAACTTATCTGCATAAGGAGCCTTGGTTAACCATTCGCAAGGACAAATGCGAATTGCCGAATGGCAACATTATTCCTTCGTTTTATGTAATGGAATATCCTGAATGGGCCAACGCTTTTTGCCTGACCAAAGAAGGGAAAGTGGTGATGGTAAAACAATACCGTCACGGCATTGGCACCATTGAAAGCGAATTGCCGGGCGGCGTAGTAGAAGAAGGCGAAAGCATGGAAGAAGGTATCAAACGCGAAGTGCTGGAAGAAACCGGTTACTCGTTTCAAAAATTTGAATACCTCGGAAAGATTTGCGCCAATCCGTCCACCACCAACAATTTCATGCACATGTTTCTGGCCACGGGCGGAGAGAAGGTTGCCGAGCCGGATTTAGATCATTCCGAAGAGATTGATGTGGAACTTATGTCAATTGAAGAAGTAAAACAATTGGTTAGAGAAGACAAAATGATGCAAAGCCTGCACGTAAACTGCATTATGTACGCATTGGTACGGTTAGGAGAACTGAAGCTTTGA
- the msrB gene encoding peptide-methionine (R)-S-oxide reductase MsrB, translated as MRLSKSFVFMALLLTSSFAGFTQQKNQSWPQPAFARKNQSYPMKLSEDEWKKRLGKEQYIILRQEGTEVAGTGKYENFDKEGTYYSAASLQPVFSSETKFHSGTGWPSFFAPIRKDAVLLVKDDSYGMTRIAVVDSKSGSHLGHVFDDGPKPTGKRYCINSAALIFVPKGGQPPTSAKQ; from the coding sequence ATGCGCTTATCAAAATCTTTCGTCTTTATGGCGTTGTTGCTAACAAGTTCTTTTGCCGGCTTTACACAACAAAAAAATCAAAGCTGGCCGCAGCCGGCCTTCGCCCGAAAAAATCAAAGTTACCCGATGAAACTGAGCGAAGACGAATGGAAAAAACGGCTAGGCAAAGAACAGTATATTATTCTGCGTCAGGAAGGAACCGAAGTTGCGGGCACCGGCAAATATGAAAACTTTGACAAAGAAGGAACCTATTATTCCGCCGCGTCTCTGCAACCTGTATTCAGTTCCGAAACGAAGTTTCATTCGGGCACAGGCTGGCCGAGCTTTTTTGCGCCCATTCGCAAAGACGCCGTGTTATTGGTAAAAGATGACAGTTATGGCATGACGCGAATTGCGGTAGTGGACAGTAAAAGCGGTTCGCATTTGGGCCATGTGTTTGACGACGGTCCGAAACCAACCGGCAAACGCTATTGCATCAATTCGGCCGCTTTAATTTTTGTACCGAAAGGCGGTCAGCCGCCAACATCAGCAAAACAATAA
- a CDS encoding heme-binding domain-containing protein, protein MKKWSKKQKILAILLLAFLAAQAIRPAKNNGSPSGPKDISTVVAVPDSVMTALKKSCYDCHSNHSDYPWWDQIAPVSWWITNHINEGKRKLNFTEFGSYPAKKQAKKLDETAELVEKGEMPLSSYLWMHADAKLSEAQKKMIVDWARAAEKTIQP, encoded by the coding sequence ATGAAAAAATGGAGCAAAAAACAAAAGATTCTGGCTATCCTTCTGCTGGCTTTTTTAGCGGCGCAAGCCATTCGTCCGGCAAAGAACAACGGCTCGCCTAGCGGGCCAAAAGACATAAGCACCGTGGTGGCTGTGCCGGACAGTGTGATGACTGCGCTGAAAAAATCCTGTTACGATTGTCATTCCAACCACAGCGATTATCCCTGGTGGGACCAAATTGCGCCGGTTAGCTGGTGGATCACCAATCACATCAACGAAGGCAAACGCAAATTGAATTTTACAGAGTTTGGCTCTTATCCCGCCAAGAAGCAGGCAAAGAAATTGGATGAAACTGCTGAATTGGTAGAGAAAGGCGAAATGCCTTTGTCTTCTTACCTGTGGATGCACGCCGATGCAAAACTTTCCGAAGCGCAAAAGAAGATGATTGTTGATTGGGCCCGCGCTGCGGAAAAGACAATTCAGCCTTAA